Proteins found in one Sorghum bicolor cultivar BTx623 chromosome 1, Sorghum_bicolor_NCBIv3, whole genome shotgun sequence genomic segment:
- the LOC8055654 gene encoding uncharacterized protein LOC8055654, with product MLFEEKEKIETLQIHSLPVPPPTRLRRWPPVGCCRSTPWRMLRGAAPWGSGAGGGSGRVKKKGMPSKNLMAERCCHKKLNDRLYMLRSVVPKISKAGNKEVDEDDNEEAEYLGSDPD from the exons ATGCTATtcgaggaaaaagaaaaaattgaGACACTCCAGATTCATTCGCTGCCGGTGCCGCCGCCGACACGCTTAAGAAGATGGCCACCGGTCGGTTGTTGCCGCTCAACTCCATGGAGAATGTTGCGGGGCGCGGCACCGTGGGGAAGTGGCGCCGGAGGTGGCAGCGGGAGAGTCAAGAAGAAAGGGATGCCGAGCAAGAACCTCATGGCCGAGCGCTGCTGTCACAAGAAGCTGAATGACCGCCTCTACATGCTGCGCTCGGTGGTGCCAAAGATCAGCAAG GCAGGAAATAAAGAGGTGGATGAGGATGATAATGAGGAAGCAGAATATCTGGGAAGTGATCCAGACTGA